In Acidimicrobiales bacterium, the following proteins share a genomic window:
- a CDS encoding flippase activity-associated protein Agl23, whose amino-acid sequence MTEGGRVDEPHDERRPDWWLPALCVIVGVAAVLRYVNLGDRPMHHDESLDAWFSWRIAHGEDYSYDPAYHGPLRFYVTAGFFRVLGEGEVTARLLAASCGVGLVALVGTLRRWLGDVGSLAAAALVAVSPSLLYFSRFGREDMPFALLELALLAVVAAWLTRPARWHPPVAGALLAAAFATKETSFIVVAVLGSYLGGLWLLELLDRRQATSDHPSDQPEAAEPAEPAEGTTVGTVGAAALAPGWRALALGAGAFVLVFGACFSVGFTKPGGIVDGAVDGIDYWLSQQPVNRGSQPWQFYLTLLAGYEWVVVPLAVVGAVVTIRRPDPVRGLILWTAIANLIVYSWASERFPWLLVHPLLPLVLLAGIGVERLWQLRPVAAGGLMGAAIAASLVVAVPAVYVGPSDPRQLLVAVQSSEQMLDVRDRVDQVFAATPDAKVVIDSSDSATWPWAWYLRDDPVLFADLAADPGAAADADVVLAMARNVTALPAPPGGWQARPFAHRVWWLPPWDDAGLGDWVGWITTREPFGPLGSLDAVLLEAAP is encoded by the coding sequence ATGACCGAGGGTGGTCGTGTCGACGAACCACACGACGAGCGGCGTCCGGACTGGTGGCTGCCCGCGCTCTGCGTGATCGTCGGCGTGGCCGCCGTGCTGCGGTACGTGAACCTCGGCGACCGGCCGATGCACCACGACGAGAGCCTCGACGCCTGGTTCTCGTGGCGCATCGCGCACGGCGAGGACTACTCCTACGACCCCGCCTACCACGGGCCGCTGCGCTTCTACGTCACCGCCGGGTTCTTCAGGGTGCTCGGGGAGGGCGAGGTGACCGCCCGGCTGCTGGCGGCGAGCTGCGGCGTCGGGCTGGTGGCCCTGGTGGGGACGCTGCGGCGGTGGCTGGGCGACGTCGGGTCGCTGGCGGCCGCGGCGCTGGTGGCGGTGTCGCCGTCGCTGCTCTACTTCTCGCGCTTCGGTCGGGAGGACATGCCGTTCGCCCTGCTGGAGCTGGCGCTGCTGGCGGTCGTGGCGGCGTGGCTGACCCGGCCGGCCCGGTGGCACCCCCCGGTGGCGGGCGCGCTGCTGGCGGCGGCGTTCGCCACGAAGGAGACGTCGTTCATCGTCGTCGCCGTACTCGGCAGCTACCTGGGCGGCCTGTGGCTCCTGGAGCTGCTCGACCGCCGTCAGGCGACCTCGGACCACCCGAGCGACCAGCCCGAGGCCGCCGAGCCCGCCGAACCCGCCGAGGGCACGACGGTGGGGACGGTCGGCGCGGCCGCCCTGGCGCCCGGGTGGCGGGCGCTGGCGCTCGGGGCCGGGGCGTTCGTCCTGGTGTTCGGGGCCTGCTTCAGCGTGGGGTTCACCAAGCCGGGCGGCATCGTCGACGGGGCGGTCGACGGCATCGACTACTGGCTGTCGCAGCAGCCGGTGAACCGGGGCAGCCAGCCGTGGCAGTTCTACCTGACCCTCCTCGCCGGCTACGAGTGGGTGGTCGTGCCCCTGGCCGTGGTGGGCGCGGTCGTGACCATCCGCCGGCCCGACCCGGTGCGGGGCCTCATCCTGTGGACCGCCATCGCCAACCTGATCGTCTACTCCTGGGCCTCGGAGCGGTTCCCCTGGCTGCTCGTCCACCCGCTGCTGCCGCTGGTGCTCCTGGCCGGCATCGGGGTCGAGCGGCTGTGGCAGCTGCGGCCGGTCGCCGCCGGCGGGCTGATGGGCGCGGCCATCGCGGCATCGCTGGTGGTGGCCGTGCCGGCGGTCTACGTCGGCCCCAGCGACCCACGGCAGCTGCTGGTCGCGGTCCAGTCGAGCGAGCAGATGCTCGACGTGCGCGACCGGGTCGACCAGGTGTTCGCCGCCACGCCCGACGCCAAGGTGGTGATCGACAGCAGCGACTCCGCCACCTGGCCCTGGGCCTGGTACCTGCGGGACGACCCGGTGCTGTTCGCCGACCTCGCCGCCGACCCCGGCGCGGCCGCCGACGCCGACGTGGTGCTGGCGATGGCCCGCAATGTCACCGCCCTCCCCGCGCCCCCCGGGGGCTGGCAGGCCCGCCCGTTCGCCCACCGGGTCTGGTGGCTGCCGCCGTGGGACGACGCCGGGCTCGGCGACTGGGTGGGGTGGATCACCACCCGGGAGCCGTTCGGCCCCCTCGGGTCGCTTGATGCCGTCCTGCTCGAGGCAGCCCCGTGA
- the ligA gene encoding NAD-dependent DNA ligase LigA, which yields MADLEIEQRAAALRTEIAEHNRRYHELDAPTISDAEYDELTRALRALEEEFPELITPDSPTQLVGSRPSGTFAPVVHRAPMMSLDNAFADEELQAWHERLMRRLASAAAKSASAGAPPPESDAAAEAVADAEAGKDELAYVCELKIDGLAISIRYEDGHYVQAATRGDGRTGEDVTANVRTIAQIPDRLPPGAPSVLEVRGEIYMAMTAFARLNERQTEAGERLFVNPRNAAAGALRQKDAAVTAERELALWSYQLGEVEGGPAFTSHLETLDFLRDLGFPVNPNIKKVEGFGEVAAYAAHWQEHRHDLDYEIDGAVVKVDDLATRELLGSTSKAPRWAIAVKFPPEERTTPLRDILVSIGRTGRATPYAVLEPVFVGGVTVGQATLHNEDQVKAKDVRPGDRVIVRRAGDVIPEVLGPVLAERPEGLPEWHFPTTCPCPIASELIRPEGESEHRCVHPECPFQRQGAIEHFASRGAMDIEGLGSQRVAQLIEAGLVSSVADLYELDWDKVGELEGMGDISVANLRAALEESKQKPLERMLVGLNIRHLGPAGAEALTAAFGDMDTILAASADAFASVEGLGSVIALSVHEWFATEANRELIERLRRAGLNFEGTRGSGLPLTLAGLSVVVSGTLEGYSREEAAAAVKARGGKSPGSVSAKTTALVVGEGPGASKVTKAEELGVPVLDEAGFVHLLETGELP from the coding sequence ATGGCCGACCTGGAGATCGAGCAGCGAGCCGCCGCCCTGCGGACGGAGATCGCCGAGCACAACCGCCGCTACCACGAGCTGGACGCGCCGACGATCTCGGATGCCGAGTACGACGAGCTGACCCGCGCACTGCGGGCGCTCGAAGAGGAGTTCCCCGAGCTCATCACGCCCGACTCGCCCACCCAGCTGGTGGGCAGCCGGCCGTCGGGGACGTTCGCCCCGGTGGTGCACCGGGCGCCGATGATGAGCCTCGACAACGCCTTCGCCGACGAGGAGCTGCAGGCCTGGCACGAGCGACTCATGCGCCGCCTCGCCAGCGCCGCCGCCAAGAGCGCCAGCGCCGGCGCCCCGCCGCCGGAGTCCGACGCGGCCGCCGAGGCTGTCGCCGACGCCGAGGCCGGCAAGGACGAGCTCGCCTACGTGTGCGAGCTGAAGATCGACGGCCTGGCCATCTCGATCCGCTACGAGGACGGCCACTACGTGCAGGCCGCCACCCGGGGCGACGGTCGCACCGGCGAGGACGTGACCGCCAACGTCCGCACCATCGCCCAGATCCCCGACCGCCTCCCGCCCGGCGCCCCGTCGGTCCTGGAGGTACGGGGCGAGATCTACATGGCGATGACGGCGTTCGCCCGGCTCAACGAGCGGCAGACCGAGGCGGGGGAGCGGCTGTTCGTCAACCCCCGCAACGCCGCCGCCGGCGCCCTCCGCCAGAAGGACGCCGCCGTCACCGCCGAGCGCGAGCTGGCGCTGTGGTCGTACCAGCTGGGTGAGGTCGAGGGCGGCCCGGCGTTCACCAGCCACCTCGAGACCCTCGACTTCCTGCGCGACCTGGGCTTCCCCGTCAACCCGAACATCAAGAAGGTCGAGGGGTTCGGCGAGGTGGCCGCCTACGCCGCCCACTGGCAGGAGCACCGCCACGACCTCGACTACGAGATCGACGGCGCGGTGGTGAAGGTCGACGACCTGGCCACCCGGGAGCTGCTGGGGTCGACGTCGAAGGCGCCCCGCTGGGCCATCGCCGTGAAGTTCCCGCCGGAGGAGCGCACCACGCCGCTGCGCGACATCCTCGTGTCGATCGGCCGCACCGGTCGGGCGACGCCCTACGCCGTGCTGGAGCCGGTGTTCGTGGGCGGCGTCACCGTCGGCCAGGCCACCCTCCACAACGAGGACCAGGTGAAGGCCAAGGACGTGCGCCCCGGCGACCGGGTGATCGTCCGCCGGGCCGGTGACGTCATCCCCGAGGTGTTGGGGCCGGTGCTGGCCGAGCGGCCCGAGGGGCTGCCGGAGTGGCACTTCCCGACCACGTGCCCGTGCCCCATCGCCTCCGAGCTGATCCGGCCGGAGGGCGAGTCGGAGCACCGCTGCGTCCACCCCGAGTGCCCGTTCCAGCGGCAGGGGGCGATCGAGCACTTCGCCAGTCGGGGCGCCATGGACATCGAGGGCCTGGGCTCGCAGCGGGTGGCCCAGCTGATCGAGGCGGGGCTGGTGAGCAGCGTCGCCGACCTCTACGAGCTCGACTGGGACAAGGTCGGCGAGCTCGAGGGCATGGGCGACATCTCGGTCGCCAACCTGCGGGCCGCGCTGGAGGAGTCGAAGCAGAAGCCGCTGGAGCGCATGCTGGTGGGGCTCAACATCCGCCACCTGGGGCCGGCCGGTGCCGAGGCCCTGACCGCTGCGTTCGGCGACATGGACACGATCCTGGCGGCGTCGGCGGACGCCTTCGCCTCGGTGGAGGGCCTGGGGTCGGTGATCGCCCTGTCGGTCCACGAGTGGTTCGCCACGGAGGCCAACCGGGAGCTGATCGAGCGGCTGCGGCGGGCGGGCCTGAACTTCGAGGGCACCCGGGGCTCGGGCCTGCCGCTGACGCTGGCGGGGCTGAGCGTGGTGGTCAGCGGCACGCTGGAGGGCTACAGCCGGGAGGAGGCGGCGGCGGCGGTCAAGGCCCGGGGCGGCAAGTCACCGGGCAGCGTGTCGGCCAAGACGACCGCCCTGGTGGTCGGGGAGGGGCCGGGCGCCTCCAAGGTCACCAAGGCCGAGGAGCTGGGCGTCCCCGTGCTCGACGAGGCCGGGTTCGTCCACCTGCTGGAGACCGGGGAGCTCCCGTAG
- a CDS encoding TetR/AcrR family transcriptional regulator, translating into MGATPGRRPGRPRDARADEAILEASAAVLAEYGPAGFTVDAVAARAGCGKATIYRRWPSRAHLMLETTQQAGIHVEDPDTGSVADDLVAILTDLAQKMLHSDVGRLTAATMAEAAVNPATRDLYAEFVAERREIPRSVLARGVERGELAADTDVDLVLDLLSGPIFVRGFMTQAPVDEVLLHRVVDYVLDGVRARTPT; encoded by the coding sequence ATGGGCGCGACACCGGGTCGTCGGCCCGGACGTCCCCGCGACGCCCGGGCCGACGAGGCCATCCTCGAGGCATCGGCGGCGGTGCTCGCCGAGTACGGGCCGGCCGGGTTCACCGTCGACGCCGTGGCGGCCCGGGCCGGCTGCGGCAAGGCCACCATCTACCGGCGCTGGCCGTCGCGGGCGCACCTGATGCTGGAGACCACCCAGCAGGCCGGCATCCACGTGGAGGACCCCGACACCGGGTCGGTGGCCGACGACCTGGTCGCGATCCTCACCGACCTCGCCCAGAAGATGCTGCACAGCGACGTCGGGCGGCTCACCGCGGCGACCATGGCCGAGGCGGCGGTCAACCCGGCGACCCGCGACCTGTACGCCGAGTTCGTCGCCGAGCGGCGGGAGATCCCCCGCTCCGTGCTGGCCCGTGGCGTCGAGCGGGGCGAGCTGGCGGCCGACACCGACGTCGACCTGGTGCTCGACCTCCTCTCCGGCCCCATCTTCGTGCGGGGTTTCATGACCCAGGCCCCGGTGGACGAGGTGCTCCTGCACCGCGTCGTCGACTACGTGCTCGACGGCGTCCGCGCCCGCACCCCTACGTGA
- a CDS encoding DHA2 family efflux MFS transporter permease subunit: MAAAITATGAPAAARDSRRWLVLVTMCLSLLLIVVDNTIVNVALPTIRTDLDASASQLQWIVDAYILVFAGLLLTMGALGDRFGRRGALAVGLSIMGIASIASAFANSADQLIATRATMGIGGALVMPATLSIITNVFTDPKERAQAIAIWSATAGMAIAIGPVTGGFLIEHYWWGSVFLINLPVIAVAVLLGRLFVPTSKDPTAPPVDIPGALLSIGGLVSLVYAIIEGPNGWTEPNVVGGFVAAAVLLTAFALWERRTPHPMLDIGLFSNPRFSAASGAISLTFFAMFGTFFLLTQFLQSVMGYTALQAGVRLLPMAATQMIVAPTSARMAERFGSKVIVALGLAIAAVGLLMTSRLTAGTEYFDVALALVVMSVGFAMMMPSATEAIMGSVPPEKAGVGSAVNDTTRELGGAFGVAVLGSIVSSTYGPDVREAVAGTPLPASAVNAVSDQVGAAMEVASRLPTGPAQLLHDAAANAFVDGMSTALTVGAGALALGAIVVALFLPARARDAAGHGDSDGDGGDAHGDGSREAALSRT, from the coding sequence ATGGCTGCTGCAATCACCGCTACCGGAGCGCCCGCGGCCGCACGGGACTCCCGCCGCTGGCTCGTGTTGGTCACGATGTGCCTGTCGCTGCTGCTGATCGTGGTCGACAACACGATCGTGAACGTGGCGCTGCCCACCATCCGCACGGACCTCGACGCCTCGGCGAGCCAGCTCCAGTGGATCGTCGACGCCTACATCCTGGTGTTCGCCGGCCTCCTGCTGACGATGGGCGCCCTGGGCGACCGCTTCGGTCGACGGGGCGCCCTCGCCGTCGGCCTGTCGATCATGGGGATCGCCTCCATCGCCTCGGCGTTCGCCAACAGCGCCGACCAGCTGATCGCCACCCGGGCGACCATGGGCATCGGCGGCGCCCTTGTGATGCCGGCCACCCTGTCGATCATCACCAACGTGTTCACCGACCCGAAGGAACGGGCCCAGGCCATCGCCATCTGGTCGGCGACGGCCGGCATGGCCATCGCCATCGGCCCGGTGACCGGCGGCTTCCTCATCGAGCACTACTGGTGGGGCTCGGTGTTCCTCATCAACCTGCCGGTGATCGCCGTCGCCGTGCTGCTGGGCCGGCTGTTCGTCCCCACCTCGAAGGACCCGACGGCCCCGCCGGTCGACATCCCCGGCGCCCTGCTCTCCATCGGCGGCCTGGTGTCGCTGGTGTACGCCATCATCGAGGGTCCCAACGGCTGGACCGAGCCCAACGTGGTCGGCGGCTTCGTCGCGGCGGCGGTGCTGCTCACGGCGTTCGCCCTGTGGGAGCGACGCACGCCGCACCCCATGCTCGACATCGGCCTGTTCAGCAACCCCCGCTTCAGTGCCGCCTCCGGGGCGATCTCGCTCACGTTCTTCGCCATGTTCGGCACCTTCTTCCTGCTCACCCAGTTCCTGCAGTCGGTGATGGGCTACACGGCGCTGCAGGCCGGCGTCCGGCTGCTGCCGATGGCGGCCACCCAGATGATCGTGGCCCCCACCAGCGCCCGGATGGCGGAGCGCTTCGGCAGCAAGGTCATCGTCGCTCTCGGTCTCGCCATCGCCGCCGTCGGCCTGCTGATGACCAGCCGCCTCACCGCCGGGACCGAGTACTTCGACGTGGCCCTCGCTCTGGTCGTGATGTCGGTCGGCTTCGCCATGATGATGCCGTCGGCCACCGAGGCGATCATGGGGTCGGTGCCGCCGGAGAAGGCCGGTGTCGGCTCGGCGGTCAACGACACCACCCGGGAGTTGGGCGGCGCCTTCGGTGTGGCGGTGCTGGGCTCGATCGTCAGCTCCACCTACGGGCCCGACGTGCGGGAGGCCGTCGCCGGGACGCCGCTGCCCGCCTCCGCCGTGAACGCCGTGAGCGACCAGGTGGGCGCGGCCATGGAGGTGGCCAGCCGGCTGCCCACCGGCCCCGCCCAGCTGCTCCACGACGCGGCCGCCAACGCCTTCGTCGACGGCATGTCGACGGCGCTCACCGTCGGGGCCGGCGCCCTGGCGCTGGGGGCGATCGTGGTGGCTCTGTTCCTGCCCGCCCGGGCCCGTGACGCCGCCGGCCACGGCGACAGCGACGGCGACGGCGGCGACGCCCACGGCGACGGATCGAGAGAAGCCGCGCTGAGTCGGACATGA
- a CDS encoding Fic family protein, with protein sequence MVYELPALDGSDHAVLGAIDGLAKELRHYLVHPRRWFGTLRRATVARAVQGSNTIEGYHASVEDVAAVLEDEEPMDADSETRHAIAGYRDAMTYVLQLASDPPKVSDALVKSLHFMMMKHDLSKHPGSWRPGPVWIESATGAVVYEAPDREEVDGLVGEALDQINDDRGPVMVRAAMAHLNLTLIHPFSDGNGRMARCLQTFVLASGGIVAPEFASIEEYLGRNTAQYYDALTDVAAGRWSPERSALPWVRFCLTAHHRQAQTLLRRVRETEALWDYCDQLAIAHAVPGRCVEALCHAAKGWRLRRSLYVKLVKSSTGQDINDPTATRDLRAMVDAGLLSTVGERRARVYEPTGELRASWSATRLPRGTADDPYELVARQPQLPGLA encoded by the coding sequence ATGGTCTACGAGCTACCGGCACTGGACGGTTCGGACCACGCCGTACTCGGCGCGATCGACGGGCTGGCCAAGGAGCTGCGTCACTACCTCGTACACCCCCGCCGGTGGTTCGGGACGCTGCGAAGGGCGACCGTCGCCCGGGCCGTCCAGGGTTCCAACACGATCGAGGGCTACCACGCCAGCGTCGAAGATGTCGCGGCGGTGCTCGAGGACGAGGAACCGATGGACGCCGACAGCGAGACTCGTCACGCCATCGCCGGCTACCGCGATGCGATGACCTACGTGCTGCAACTCGCGTCGGATCCGCCGAAGGTGTCGGATGCGCTGGTCAAGTCCCTGCACTTCATGATGATGAAGCACGACCTGTCCAAGCATCCCGGGAGCTGGAGGCCGGGACCAGTCTGGATCGAGAGCGCGACGGGTGCTGTCGTCTACGAGGCGCCGGACCGGGAGGAGGTCGACGGTCTCGTCGGGGAAGCTCTCGATCAGATCAACGACGACCGCGGTCCCGTGATGGTGAGGGCCGCCATGGCCCATCTGAACCTCACGCTGATCCACCCCTTCAGCGACGGCAACGGTCGGATGGCTCGCTGCCTGCAGACCTTCGTTCTCGCCTCCGGAGGGATCGTCGCCCCCGAGTTCGCCAGCATCGAGGAGTATCTCGGCCGGAACACGGCGCAGTACTACGACGCCCTGACCGACGTCGCCGCCGGTAGGTGGTCGCCGGAGCGGAGTGCCCTGCCCTGGGTGCGGTTCTGTCTCACTGCGCACCATCGGCAGGCGCAGACCCTGTTGCGCCGAGTGCGGGAGACGGAGGCGCTGTGGGACTACTGCGACCAGCTGGCGATCGCACACGCCGTGCCCGGCCGTTGTGTCGAGGCGCTCTGCCACGCGGCGAAGGGATGGCGCCTCCGGCGGTCGCTCTACGTCAAGTTGGTGAAGTCGTCGACCGGGCAGGACATCAACGACCCGACGGCGACGCGTGACCTGCGAGCGATGGTCGATGCGGGCCTGTTGTCGACCGTCGGTGAGAGGCGGGCCCGGGTCTACGAGCCGACCGGCGAGCTGCGGGCCAGCTGGAGTGCGACGCGCCTGCCTCGTGGGACGGCTGACGACCCTTACGAGCTCGTCGCCCGTCAGCCTCAGCTGCCTGGCCTCGCTTGA
- a CDS encoding VOC family protein, with product MITNVSLCTIWVNDQDAARDFYVDKLGFVVGDDVSMGDGYRWLTVHHPDHPELNLTLMRPGPPLDDEAAEAFQRMLDKGTLPAVGLSCDDCRKTHEELVAKGVEFIQEPSDRPYGVEAVLRDNSGNWLVLVEQKPYTPDDLPT from the coding sequence ATGATCACCAACGTCTCCCTCTGCACCATCTGGGTCAACGACCAGGACGCCGCCCGGGACTTCTACGTCGACAAGCTCGGCTTCGTCGTGGGCGACGACGTCTCGATGGGCGACGGCTACCGCTGGCTGACCGTCCACCACCCCGACCACCCTGAGCTGAACCTCACGCTGATGCGGCCCGGCCCGCCGCTCGACGACGAGGCCGCCGAGGCCTTCCAGCGGATGCTCGACAAGGGCACGCTCCCGGCGGTCGGCCTGTCCTGTGACGACTGCCGGAAGACCCACGAGGAGCTGGTCGCGAAGGGCGTCGAGTTCATCCAGGAGCCGTCCGACCGCCCCTACGGCGTCGAGGCGGTCCTCCGCGACAACTCCGGCAACTGGCTCGTCCTCGTCGAACAGAAGCCCTACACCCCCGACGACCTCCCCACCTGA
- a CDS encoding helix-turn-helix transcriptional regulator — MTSSSLLLPFLRKAKDHADRCYSEPLDLEVLARAAFVSKYHFSRSFAAAYGETPMRYVTRRRIERAQDLLRSANLTVTEVSLMVGFSSLGSFSSRFSELVGESPSAYRDRWARTGGPRIPGCFLFMRGVDRWPGPGPEPGGEQSGRSNADGAARTVPA; from the coding sequence GTGACGTCGTCGTCGCTGCTGCTGCCCTTCTTGCGCAAGGCGAAGGACCATGCCGACCGGTGCTACTCGGAGCCGCTCGACCTCGAGGTGCTGGCCCGGGCGGCGTTCGTGTCGAAGTACCACTTCAGCCGCAGCTTCGCCGCGGCCTACGGGGAGACTCCGATGCGGTACGTCACCCGGCGGCGCATCGAGCGGGCGCAGGACCTGCTGCGCTCGGCGAACCTGACCGTCACCGAGGTGAGCCTGATGGTCGGGTTCTCCAGCCTGGGCTCGTTCTCGTCGCGGTTCAGCGAGCTGGTCGGCGAATCGCCCAGCGCCTACCGCGACCGCTGGGCCAGGACCGGCGGTCCCCGCATCCCGGGCTGCTTCCTGTTCATGCGGGGCGTCGACCGCTGGCCGGGACCGGGGCCGGAGCCCGGAGGCGAGCAATCTGGGAGAAGCAACGCCGACGGTGCGGCCCGTACCGTGCCCGCATGA
- the mnmA gene encoding tRNA 2-thiouridine(34) synthase MnmA, translated as MTAARVMVAMSGGVDSSVAAARLVEQGYEVVGVTMKLWGGESDTGCCSVSDVDDARRVAQQLGIVHHVWTFTDDFEAHVVDPYVDAHRLGRTPNPCIECNRHLKFDRMLRRAQAVGFETVATGHHARIVELPDGSGSGSGRLALARGADAAKDQSYVLYVLGQEQLARTLLPVGDLTKADVRAEAERLGLRTATKPDSQDVCFITSSAGRSGFLSRRLDLHPAEVVDAAGASVGEVEAVELVTVGQRRGLGLPGGSATRYVTEVDVPARRVRIGPPEDLQVTEVALHDMVWPAGLVEGDVMAQCSAHGIPQPAQVTSTASEGAGVTATVRFAAPQRRVAAGQSVVLYHPTADHVVGGGIVS; from the coding sequence ATGACGGCGGCGAGGGTGATGGTGGCCATGTCGGGCGGGGTCGACTCGTCGGTGGCGGCAGCGCGGCTGGTGGAGCAGGGCTACGAGGTGGTCGGCGTCACCATGAAGCTGTGGGGCGGCGAGTCCGACACCGGGTGCTGCTCGGTGAGCGACGTCGACGACGCCCGCCGGGTGGCCCAGCAGCTCGGCATCGTCCACCACGTGTGGACCTTCACCGACGACTTCGAGGCCCACGTCGTCGACCCCTACGTCGACGCCCACCGGCTGGGGCGCACCCCGAACCCGTGCATCGAGTGCAACCGGCACCTCAAGTTCGACCGCATGCTGCGGCGGGCGCAGGCCGTCGGTTTCGAGACGGTCGCCACCGGCCACCACGCCCGCATCGTCGAGCTGCCCGACGGGAGCGGCAGCGGCAGCGGCCGGCTGGCCCTCGCCCGCGGCGCCGATGCGGCCAAGGACCAGAGCTACGTGCTCTACGTGCTCGGCCAGGAGCAGCTGGCCCGCACGCTGCTGCCCGTGGGCGACCTGACCAAGGCCGACGTGCGGGCCGAGGCCGAGCGCCTGGGCCTGCGGACCGCCACCAAGCCCGACAGCCAGGACGTCTGCTTCATCACGTCGTCGGCCGGCCGGTCGGGGTTCCTGTCGCGGCGCCTCGACCTGCACCCCGCCGAGGTGGTCGACGCGGCGGGCGCCTCCGTCGGCGAGGTCGAGGCGGTCGAGCTCGTGACCGTCGGCCAGCGCCGGGGCCTGGGGCTCCCGGGAGGCAGCGCCACCCGCTACGTCACCGAGGTCGACGTCCCCGCCCGCCGGGTCCGCATCGGTCCGCCCGAGGACCTGCAGGTCACCGAGGTCGCCCTCCACGACATGGTCTGGCCGGCCGGTCTCGTCGAGGGCGACGTCATGGCCCAGTGCAGCGCCCACGGCATCCCCCAGCCGGCCCAGGTCACCTCCACCGCTTCCGAGGGCGCCGGCGTCACCGCCACCGTCCGCTTCGCCGCCCCCCAGCGCCGGGTCGCCGCCGGCCAGTCGGTGGTCCTCTACCACCCGACCGCCGACCACGTCGTCGGCGGCGGCATCGTCTCGTGA
- a CDS encoding cysteine desulfurase family protein yields the protein MLGTPPAIAYLDHAATTPLRPEARAAMLPWLGGTFGNPSGAHAVARAARQAIDEARDTIAGVLGCAPNEVVFTGGGTEADNLAVLGVPAARPGPVLASAVEHHAVLEPLEVVGGRTVAVDRRGVVDLDALASALTPETTLVSVMTANNEVGVVQPLSDVARVVRRHAPDAALHTDAVQGAAWLDIADVAAGADLVSVSSHKFGGPQGVGVLVVRRGTPLQPRAIGGGQERELRSGTHNVAGIVGMAAALAAKASARDEESTRVSALRDRLADGLLAEIPDAVETAGRSAVLPGTAHLTIDGVESEALLFLLDEAGVCASAASACASGAQEASHVLAAMGVPLRATAGALRLSLGWTSTDADVDRALDVVPTAVAKLRVAAGSLR from the coding sequence GTGCTCGGGACACCCCCCGCCATCGCCTACCTCGACCACGCCGCGACGACGCCGCTGCGGCCCGAGGCGCGCGCCGCCATGCTGCCGTGGCTGGGCGGGACGTTCGGCAACCCGTCCGGCGCCCACGCCGTGGCCCGGGCGGCCCGGCAGGCGATCGACGAGGCCCGCGACACGATCGCCGGGGTCCTGGGGTGCGCTCCGAACGAGGTCGTGTTCACCGGCGGCGGCACCGAGGCCGACAACCTGGCCGTGCTGGGCGTGCCCGCGGCCCGCCCGGGACCGGTGCTGGCGTCGGCCGTCGAGCACCATGCCGTGCTGGAGCCGCTGGAGGTCGTGGGCGGGCGGACCGTCGCGGTCGACCGGCGGGGGGTCGTCGACCTCGACGCCCTGGCATCGGCGTTGACCCCGGAGACGACACTCGTGTCGGTGATGACCGCCAACAACGAGGTGGGCGTCGTCCAGCCGCTGTCCGACGTGGCCCGGGTGGTGCGCCGCCACGCCCCCGACGCGGCGCTGCACACCGATGCCGTGCAGGGCGCCGCCTGGCTCGACATCGCCGACGTCGCCGCCGGCGCCGACCTGGTGTCGGTCAGCAGCCACAAGTTCGGCGGACCGCAGGGCGTGGGTGTGCTGGTGGTGCGGCGCGGCACGCCGCTGCAGCCCCGGGCGATCGGCGGGGGACAGGAGCGCGAGCTGCGCAGCGGCACCCACAACGTGGCCGGCATCGTCGGCATGGCGGCGGCCCTGGCGGCCAAGGCGTCGGCGCGTGACGAGGAGTCGACCCGGGTGTCGGCCCTGCGCGACCGTCTCGCCGACGGGCTCCTCGCCGAGATCCCCGACGCCGTCGAGACCGCGGGGCGGAGCGCGGTGTTGCCCGGCACCGCCCACCTCACGATCGACGGCGTCGAGAGCGAGGCACTGCTGTTCCTGCTGGACGAGGCCGGTGTGTGCGCGTCGGCGGCGTCGGCCTGCGCCAGCGGCGCCCAGGAGGCGTCGCACGTGCTGGCGGCCATGGGCGTGCCGCTGCGTGCGACCGCCGGGGCGTTGCGGCTGTCGCTCGGCTGGACGTCCACCGACGCCGACGTCGACCGGGCGCTCGACGTGGTGCCCACCGCCGTCGCCAAGCTCCGGGTCGCCGCCGGGAGCCTCCGATGA